Proteins encoded together in one Epinephelus lanceolatus isolate andai-2023 chromosome 4, ASM4190304v1, whole genome shotgun sequence window:
- the nup88 gene encoding nucleoporin 88 → MAAFGTERWLNDLPNHIIFQKIREKLESEPTANERGIDKNLTFCLGGDLFVWDDTDRVFYTTNLRQLNTDESRSSGKYQTLLCINPPLFELCQVLLSPTQHHVALVGQRGVSVLELPQRWGKRSEFEGGRSEINCKTIPVAERFFTSSPSVSLRQAAWYPSETDEPHLVLLTSDNTIRFYGLKSPQTPAKVLSLSQSEDDSSSHPPARSYAASLGEIAVAFDFGPMSPPFRQLAARSSKEQLVYPLYILYENGETYVSYTSQANGVSLTKPVGPLPMYPAAEDNYGYDACAILCLPCVPSILVIATETGTLYHCVVLESEEEEEAGAVEKWSRGTEAVPALYVFECVELELTLKVATGEDEEPQEFDFTCPIRLHRDPLCQLRYHCTHEAGVHSVGLIWVNKLQKFLQSGEEDKDSLQELAAEKRCIVEHILCTRPLHTSQSAPVHGFLIVSDLSLGATMICITSTYECILLPLLSSIRPPSPPLLCSHPGPGSGSSPLRGLADDSFEQHIRNILARSSTNPLVLKAGDKDKSPPPPECLQLLSRATQVFSEEYILKQDMAREEMQRRVKLLTGQKNKQLEELTLCREERKSLREAAERLADKYEDAKYRQETIMNRVKKVLGSLQSQLPILSNSEKDMKKELQIIGDQLKHLDNCIKQVNMKMEYQKSQVDKDVPAARTTVSLNAHQKKVVQDVLREQGQQIGDMMKQIKDIKNHFSF, encoded by the coding sequence ATGGCGGCATTCGGCACGGAGCGGTGGCTAAATGACTTACCAAACCATATTATTTTCCAAAAGATACGAGAGAAGTTGGAGTCAGAACCCACCGCGAATGAAAGAGGGATTGATAAAAACCTCACCTTTTGTTTGGGTGGGGACTTGTTTGTGTGGGATGACACAGACCGCGTGTTTTACACGACCAACTTGCGACAGCTTAACACAGATGAGAGTCGCAGTAGCGGGAAATACCAAACCTTGCTGTGCATCAACCCTCCTCTCTTCGAGCTGTGCCAGGTGTTGCTAAGTCCAACTCAACACCACGTCGCTCTCGTCGGTCAGCGGGGCGTCTCGGTGCTGGAGCTTCCTCAACGGTGGGGAAAGAGGTCCGAGTTCGAGGGCGGACGGAGTGAGATCAACTGTAAGACAATCCCGGTTGCGGAGCGCTTCTTCACCAGCTCACCGTCGGTGAGTCTACGGCAGGCGGCTTGGTACCCCAGCGAGACCGATGAGCCCCACCTGGTGCTGCTCACATCCGACAACACCATCAGGTTTTACGGCTTGAAGTCGCCCCAAACGCCGGCCAAAGTGCTATCACTGTCACAGTCGgaagatgacagcagcagccatCCTCCCGCCCGCTCCTATGCAGCATCTCTTGGCGAGATAGCAGTGGCTTTTGACTTTGGGCCGATGTCACCCCCATTTCGACAGCTGGCAGCACGGAGCTCCAAAGAACAGCTGGTCTACCCTCTGTACATCCTCTACGAAAATGGGGAGACCTATGTGAGCTACACGAGCCAGGCAAACGGTGTGAGTCTGACAAAACCTGTTGGACCCCTCCCAATGTATCCTGCAGCAGAGGATAACTATGGCTATGATGCTTGTGCCATTCTCTGCCTGCCATGTGTGCCTAGTATCCTCGTCATCGCCACTGAAACAGGCacactgtatcactgtgtggTGTTGGAgtctgaagaagaggaagaggcaggGGCAGTGGAGAAGTGGAGTCGAGGAACAGAGGCCGTGCCAGCTCTCTATGTATTTGAGTGTGTTGAGCTGGAGCTCACCCTCAAAGTAGCCACAGGAGAGGATGAGGAGCCCCAAGAATTTGATTTCACCTGCCCAATCAGACTGCACAGAGACCCCTTATGCCAGCTCAGGTATCATTGCACCCACGAAGCAGGAGTGCACAGTGTGGGGCTAATCTGGGTCAACAAGCTGCAGAAGTTTCTTCAGTCAGGCGAGGAGGATAAGGACAGTCTTCAGGAGCTGGCTGCTGAGAAGCGCTGTATTGTGGAGCACATTCTTTGTACCAGACCACTCCATACTAGTCAGTCAGCTCCGGTTCATGGCTTTTTGATTGTGTCTGACCTTTCCTTGGGTGCCACCATGATTTGCATCACCAGCACCTATGAGTGCATCTTGTTGCCCCTGCTGAGCTCCATTcgccctccctcccctcccctgctCTGTTCTCATCCAGGTCCAGGCTCTGGGAGCTCCCCTCTGCGTGGCCTGGCTGACGACTCTTTTGAGCAGCACATCCGCAACATCCTGGCACGTAGCTCCACCAATCCTCTTGTACTCAAGGCTGGAGACAAGGACAAATCACCACCACCTCCAGAGTGTCTCCAGCTCCTCAGCAGAGCCACACAAGTCTTCAGTGAAGAGTACATTCTCAAGCAGGACATGGCCCGTGAAGAGATGCAGAGAAGGGTGAAACTCCTAACAGGCCAAAAGAACAAGCAGCTGGAAGAGTTGACTCTGtgcagggaggagaggaagagtctGAGAGAGGCAGCAGAGAGGTTGGCTGATAAGTATGAAGATGCAAAGTATCGCCAGGAAACCATTATGAACAGGGTTAAAAAAGTGCTGGGCAGCCTGCAAAGCCAACTACCAATTCTGTCAAACAGTGAAAAGGATATGAAGAAGGAGCTGCAGATCATCGGCGATCAGCTGAAACACTTGGACAACTGCATTAAACAGGTGAACATGAAGATGGAGTACCAGAAGTCGCAAGTGGACAAGGATGTGCCTGCAGCCAGGACAACAGTCTCACTCAATGCCCACCAGAAGAAGGTCGTTCAGGATGTCCTCAGAGAACAGGGACAGCAAATTGGTGACATGATGAAACAGATCAAAGACATCAAAAACCATTTCAGTTTCTAA